One stretch of Rosistilla oblonga DNA includes these proteins:
- a CDS encoding sigma-70 family RNA polymerase sigma factor → MADDLEERLNNGDTAAFGELFSLHRPRIWQIVHFRLSDKIRGRVDPDDVVQEVFLDAEKRLRHYIDGDFPSLFLWLRLITGQTLSKIHRTHLGTESRNASREATPAGSNLWGNTSLCLSQRFIAHMTSPSQAAVRGELIAEVRTALANMNDIDREVLALRHFEELTNQEVAIELNIKPKAASIRYMRALERLRIVVLEALS, encoded by the coding sequence ATGGCCGACGACCTCGAAGAACGACTCAACAATGGCGACACTGCCGCGTTCGGCGAGTTGTTCTCGCTGCATCGGCCGCGAATTTGGCAAATCGTCCACTTTCGCCTCAGCGACAAAATTCGTGGGCGCGTCGACCCGGATGATGTGGTGCAGGAGGTCTTCCTGGATGCCGAAAAGCGACTTCGGCACTACATCGATGGCGACTTCCCGTCGCTGTTCCTGTGGCTGCGTCTAATAACTGGGCAGACGCTTAGCAAAATCCATCGCACACACTTGGGAACCGAATCGCGAAACGCTTCTCGGGAAGCCACCCCAGCTGGTAGCAATCTGTGGGGCAACACATCGCTTTGCCTTTCGCAGCGTTTTATCGCCCACATGACTTCGCCCAGCCAAGCCGCGGTTCGCGGGGAACTGATCGCCGAAGTGCGGACAGCGCTCGCGAACATGAACGACATCGATCGTGAAGTTCTAGCGCTGCGTCACTTTGAAGAGCTAACCAATCAAGAAGTGGCGATTGAACTGAACATCAAGCCAAAGGCGGCAAGCATCCGCTACATGCGAGCGCTGGAACGCCTCCGCATCGTCGTACTGGAGGCTCTCTCGTAG
- a CDS encoding IS4 family transposase translates to MQPTSIAYEFQDIQLGDKRLNDRAEALLASLAANPSASINEACSGWDETKAAYRLFDNPNVDPEAILGAHAEKTLQRIKAQDTVCIAQDTTELDYTAHPPEGVRNLDRLGRRGLYDHSHIAFTPEKLCLGVVGVKFYDRDKEALGTSKKREGQPLHTGEGQRWLDGYRKACEIAGKCPETQIVSLADREGDIYDIFVEADQHETPAQFVIRSQRKRSLPEKDPDGGPAAYKKMRAEIASAQPVAYREVQLPQTPKRTKGSGNKQHPGREARTAKLEIRAKRMTLRAPHNKQSSMPPVEISVVWVSEIDGPGDGTEVDWLLLSSLPVDTIAQTLRIVDLYVARWPIEVFFRVFKTGCRVEEIQLEARDRLIRALMFYKVIAWRIMFVTFLGRECPELPCDVVSSEAEWKSVWKVVEKTAPPKQAPELSQFIPLLATLGGYNHREGDGPPGAEVIWRGTRRMLDFALCWQAFGPDQ, encoded by the coding sequence ATGCAACCGACCAGTATCGCATACGAATTTCAAGATATTCAACTTGGAGACAAACGTCTCAACGATCGAGCCGAAGCGTTGCTCGCCTCGCTGGCGGCCAACCCTTCGGCCAGTATCAACGAAGCTTGCAGTGGCTGGGACGAAACCAAAGCCGCCTACCGTCTATTCGATAACCCCAACGTCGATCCAGAAGCCATTCTCGGGGCTCACGCTGAAAAGACACTCCAACGAATCAAAGCCCAAGACACCGTTTGCATCGCACAAGATACCACCGAACTGGACTACACCGCGCATCCGCCCGAAGGCGTCCGCAATCTCGATCGCTTAGGCCGCCGTGGACTTTACGATCATTCCCACATCGCCTTCACGCCGGAGAAACTTTGTCTCGGGGTGGTCGGTGTTAAGTTTTACGATCGCGACAAAGAAGCGCTCGGCACCAGCAAGAAGCGAGAAGGCCAACCCCTACACACCGGCGAAGGGCAACGATGGCTCGATGGTTACCGCAAGGCCTGCGAGATCGCCGGAAAATGTCCTGAAACTCAGATCGTTTCGCTGGCCGATCGCGAAGGAGACATCTACGACATTTTCGTCGAAGCCGATCAGCATGAAACACCGGCTCAGTTCGTCATTCGCTCGCAGCGAAAACGCTCGTTGCCGGAGAAAGACCCCGATGGCGGGCCTGCGGCTTATAAGAAAATGCGTGCCGAAATCGCATCCGCCCAGCCGGTCGCTTACCGCGAAGTCCAGCTTCCCCAAACGCCCAAGCGAACCAAAGGATCAGGAAACAAACAACACCCCGGCCGTGAAGCACGCACTGCGAAGTTAGAAATTCGAGCGAAGCGGATGACCCTTCGTGCGCCACACAACAAGCAGTCTTCGATGCCGCCGGTCGAGATCAGTGTCGTTTGGGTGAGCGAGATCGATGGCCCAGGCGACGGAACCGAAGTCGACTGGCTGTTACTGAGTTCTCTGCCGGTCGACACGATTGCCCAGACGCTGCGGATTGTGGATTTGTATGTGGCTCGTTGGCCAATCGAAGTATTCTTTCGAGTTTTCAAAACTGGCTGCCGGGTCGAAGAGATTCAACTCGAAGCGAGAGACCGACTGATCCGCGCGTTGATGTTTTACAAAGTGATCGCATGGCGGATCATGTTTGTGACCTTCTTAGGCCGCGAGTGTCCAGAGCTTCCCTGTGATGTCGTCTCCAGCGAAGCGGAATGGAAGTCGGTCTGGAAAGTGGTGGAAAAGACGGCTCCCCCAAAGCAAGCTCCTGAGCTGTCACAATTCATCCCGCTCCTTGCGACCCTTGGCGGCTACAATCACCGTGAAGGCGACGGTCCGCCGGGAGCCGAAGTGATCTGGCGAGGCACGCGGCGAATGCTCGACTTCGCCCTCTGCTGGCAAGCCTTCGGACCAGACCAATGA